Proteins encoded within one genomic window of Brassica rapa cultivar Chiifu-401-42 chromosome A09, CAAS_Brap_v3.01, whole genome shotgun sequence:
- the LOC103839419 gene encoding LOW QUALITY PROTEIN: fucosyltransferase 2 (The sequence of the model RefSeq protein was modified relative to this genomic sequence to represent the inferred CDS: inserted 4 bases in 4 codons; deleted 4 bases in 4 codons; substituted 1 base at 1 genomic stop codon), with product MSKSYSLLGGLLVSGFNKDSCMSRYQSQPSPYKPSLYLLSKLRAYEELHKRCGPGTRPYTNAERLLKPKQIGDLDSEGCKYVVLMEFSGLGNRIISIASAFLCAMLTDRVLVVEGGEQFADLLFWEPFLDTTWLLPKDFTLANQFSGFAQNSAHFHGDMLKRKLISXVLSHLYIHLAHDYNDHDKMFFCEEDQSLLKSVPWLXHLGRYLFHPSNNVWGLITRYYYKAYLAKADEKIGLQIRVFDEKTGVSPQVTKQIISCVQSQEVLPKLIKPGEEQKQPSEEVKLKAVLVTSLTTGYXEILKTMYWENPTVTRDVIGIHQPSHEGHQSXCITGKLGAMYLLSLTYKLVISAWSTXWVMYKQENQTDMMNPPCGRAMSPGPCFHAPPYYYDCKTNKRSDTGDVVKHVRYCEDISWGWGLKLVDNS from the exons atgtcaaaatcat ATTCTCTGCTTGGAGGACTACTTGTGTCTGGTTTCAACAAAGATTCTTGCATGAGTAGA TACCAATCTCAACCTTCACCGTATAAACCTTCTTTGTATCTCCTTTCAAAGCTTAGAGCTTATGAAGAGCTTCACAAACGATGTGGACCAGGAACCAGACCATATACCAACGCTGAAAGACTGCTTAAACCGAAACAAATCGGTGATTTAGACTCAGAAGGATGCAAGTATGTTGTGTTGATGGAGTTTAGTGGATTAGGCAACAGGATTATAAGTATTGCCTCAGCGTTTCTGTGTGCAATGTTGACAGATAGAGTCTTGGTCGTTGAAGGAGGAGAGCAGTTCGCTGATCTATTATTCTGGGAACCGTTCCTAGACACCACTTGGTTGTTACCAAAAGACTTCACATTAGCTAATCAGTTTAGTGGCTTTGCTCAAAACTCAGCTCATTTCCATGGAGATATGCTGAAGAGGAAACTGATCA GTGTCTTGTCTCATCTTTACATCCATCTAGCTCATGACTACAACGACCATGACAAAATGTTCTTCTGTGAAGAAGATCAGAGTTTACTAAAGAGTGTGCCGTGGT ATCACTTGGGTCGTTACCTTTTCCATCCTTCAAACAATGTGTGGGGACTAATCACAAGGTAC TACTATAAAGCTTACTTAGCCAAAGCTGATGAGAAGATAGGTCTTCAGATAAGAGTCTTTGATGAGAAAACAGGTGTATCTCCACAAGTCACAAAGCAGATCATTTCTTGCGTTCAAAGCCAAGAAGTGTTACCAAAACTGATCAAACCAGGAGAAGAACAAAAGCAGCCATCAGAAGAGGTTAAACTCAAAGCTGTGTTGGTCACTTCTTTAACAACAGGAT TTGAGATCTTGAAAACAATGTACTGGGAGAATCCAACGGTAACTAGAGATGTGATTGGAATACATCAGCCAAGTCACGAAGGACATCAAAGCTAATGCATAACAGGAAAACTTGGGGCAATGTACTTATTGAGCTTGACTTATAAGTTGGTTATTAGTGCTTGGTCTA TTTGGGTTATGTATAAGCAAGAGAATCAAACCGATATGATGAATCCTCCTTGTGGTAGAGCTATGTCACCAGGTCCTTGTTTCCATGCTCCTCCTTACTAT TATGATTGCAAAACAAATAAGCGATCTGACACGGGTGACGTCGTTAAGCACGTGAGATACTGTGAGGATATAAGCTGGGGA TGGGGACTTAAGCTTGTTGACAACTCATAA